A stretch of Sphingomonas sp. JUb134 DNA encodes these proteins:
- a CDS encoding putative DNA modification/repair radical SAM protein — MAQLDTREKLAILADAAKYDASCASSGTAKRNSRDGKGLGSTEGMGICHAYAPDGRCISLLKILLTNSCIFDCHYCINRKSSNVRRARFTAEEVVRLTLSFYRRNYIEGLFLSSGIIRSSNYTMEQMVEVARSLREDHDFRGYIHLKTIPDADPELIHQAGLHADRVSINVELPTTSGLKRLAPEKSETQIEGAMDGMRTAITDGTDARKRYRSAPRFAPAGQSTQMIVGADAATDRDIVGRAATLYDRFELRRVYYSAFSPIPEASAVLPLQRPPLMREHRLYQSDWLMRFYDYKPDEVRAAADDATGMLPLDIDPKLAWALKFRDNFPVDVNRAPREALLRVPGLGVKAVNAILSARRWRRLRLDDVARLTVSIKKLRPFLIADDWRPLALADRAELKPLVAPKKQQLELFAA, encoded by the coding sequence ATGGCGCAGCTCGACACCCGCGAAAAGCTGGCGATCCTCGCGGACGCTGCGAAGTACGACGCCTCCTGCGCCTCGTCCGGCACGGCCAAGCGCAATTCGCGCGACGGCAAGGGGCTGGGCTCGACGGAGGGGATGGGCATCTGCCACGCCTATGCGCCCGATGGTCGCTGCATCTCGCTGCTCAAGATCCTGCTGACCAACAGCTGCATCTTCGACTGCCATTATTGCATCAACCGCAAGAGCTCGAACGTGCGGCGCGCGCGCTTCACCGCCGAGGAAGTCGTGCGCCTGACCCTCAGCTTCTACCGCCGCAACTATATCGAGGGGCTGTTTCTCTCCTCCGGCATCATCCGCTCGTCCAACTACACCATGGAGCAGATGGTCGAGGTCGCCCGCAGCTTGCGCGAAGACCACGACTTCCGCGGCTATATCCACCTCAAGACCATCCCCGACGCGGACCCCGAGCTGATCCACCAGGCCGGGCTCCACGCCGATCGCGTCTCGATCAACGTCGAGTTGCCGACCACCAGCGGCCTCAAGCGCCTCGCCCCCGAAAAGTCGGAGACCCAGATCGAGGGCGCGATGGACGGGATGCGCACCGCGATCACCGACGGCACCGATGCGCGCAAGCGCTACCGCAGCGCCCCCCGCTTCGCGCCCGCCGGCCAGTCCACCCAGATGATCGTCGGCGCCGATGCCGCGACCGATCGCGACATCGTCGGCCGCGCCGCCACCCTCTACGACCGGTTCGAGCTGCGCCGGGTCTATTACTCGGCCTTCAGCCCCATCCCGGAGGCGTCGGCGGTGTTGCCGCTCCAGCGCCCGCCGCTGATGCGCGAGCACCGGCTCTACCAGTCAGACTGGCTGATGCGCTTCTACGACTACAAGCCCGACGAAGTCCGCGCCGCCGCCGACGACGCCACCGGCATGCTGCCGCTCGACATCGATCCCAAGCTCGCCTGGGCATTGAAGTTCCGCGACAACTTCCCCGTCGACGTCAACCGCGCGCCGCGTGAGGCGCTGCTGCGCGTGCCTGGGCTGGGGGTGAAGGCGGTGAACGCCATCCTCTCCGCCCGCCGCTGGCGCCGCCTGCGCCTTGACGACGTTGCTCGCCTCACCGTCTCGATCAAGAAGCTCCGCCCCTTCCTGATCGCCGACGACTGGCGCCCGCTCGCGCTCGCCGACCGCGCCGAGCTGAAGCCACTGGTCGCGCCCAAGAAGCAGCAGCTCGAGCTGTTCGCCGCCTGA
- a CDS encoding demethoxyubiquinone hydroxylase family protein — protein sequence MKRWRPGDRREPVSQMIRVDQAGEYGATRIYAGQLAVMGDRVPLAREIVGMAKQEERHRAWFDAMIAERGVRPTLLQPFWSVAGFALGAVTAAIGPEAAMACTAAVETEIDKHYDQQLAELRDEEPELSAAVLEFQAEELEHKEAAIAHGAEQAIGYPVLSAVIRLGCRVAIAASKRI from the coding sequence ATGAAGCGGTGGCGACCCGGCGATCGGCGGGAACCGGTCTCCCAGATGATCCGGGTGGATCAGGCGGGCGAATATGGCGCGACCCGCATCTATGCGGGGCAGCTTGCGGTGATGGGCGATCGCGTCCCGCTCGCGCGCGAGATCGTCGGCATGGCCAAGCAGGAGGAACGCCACCGCGCCTGGTTCGACGCCATGATCGCCGAACGCGGCGTCCGCCCGACCCTGCTCCAGCCCTTCTGGAGCGTCGCCGGTTTCGCGCTCGGCGCCGTCACCGCCGCGATCGGACCGGAGGCGGCGATGGCCTGCACCGCGGCCGTCGAGACCGAGATCGACAAGCATTACGACCAGCAGCTCGCCGAGCTTCGCGACGAGGAGCCGGAGCTTTCGGCCGCGGTGCTGGAGTTCCAGGCCGAGGAGCTGGAGCACAAGGAAGCCGCGATCGCCCACGGCGCCGAACAGGCGATCGGCTATCCGGTGCTGTCCGCCGTGATCCGGCTCGGCTGCCGGGTGGCAATCGCCGCATCGAAACGCATATGA
- a CDS encoding disulfide bond formation protein B: MRGGNLQAARWLALLVPAVLMLGALGSQYLGGLYPCEMCHWQRWPHYAAIVLAMLSFLVARTSARVALVLLAGVAIAASGAIGVFHAGVEYGWWQGITGCATPFSGGGGNMLDAIMKAPVIRCDVPQWTLAGISLAGFNAIFSLAGALGIFVLAGKRA, encoded by the coding sequence ATGCGCGGCGGCAATCTCCAGGCGGCGCGCTGGCTCGCGCTGCTCGTCCCCGCAGTGCTGATGCTCGGCGCGCTCGGATCGCAATATCTGGGCGGGCTCTACCCGTGCGAGATGTGCCATTGGCAGCGCTGGCCGCATTACGCCGCCATCGTGCTCGCGATGCTCAGCTTCCTGGTGGCGCGCACCTCCGCCCGCGTCGCGCTGGTGCTGCTCGCCGGCGTCGCGATCGCCGCCAGCGGGGCGATCGGCGTGTTCCACGCGGGCGTCGAATATGGCTGGTGGCAGGGCATCACCGGCTGCGCGACGCCCTTCTCGGGCGGCGGCGGCAACATGCTCGACGCGATCATGAAGGCGCCGGTGATCCGCTGCGACGTGCCGCAATGGACGCTGGCCGGCATTTCGCTCGCCGGCTTCAATGCGATCTTTTCGCTCGCCGGCGCGTTGGGGATCTTTGTGCTGGCAGGAAAACGCGCATGA
- a CDS encoding S41 family peptidase has product MVRPLLQATAIVGALALVPIANGAMAQVDSDSYRELDTFMDVYNRVRASYVDKVDDKVLVKGAIQGMLAALDPHSSYVDALDFDNMRIATEGNYGGLGLTVTMIDGAIKVIAPTEDTPAARAGIKAGDYITHIDGKLIYGGSLDEAISQMRGPANTKVTLTLVRPGQEKPITATMTREIIVQKPVKWEVKDGIGIININTFSAQTGADTRAAVAAIEKALGHKPLGYIVDLRENGGGLLNEAIEVSDVFLDHGEIVSQRGREKTDIERYYAEAGDLTQGLPIIVLVDAGTASASEIVAGALQDHHRAIVMGERTFGKGSVQTLLPLGPETALRLTTARYYTPSGRSVQEGGIEPDLKVPQISDPDYKDRPVFREADLRRHLINEAKVDNSVLEDDGKPDPRFTESAEALKKRGIEDFQLHYALQTLGRLGPAPRAVATAAPAKKR; this is encoded by the coding sequence ATGGTTCGCCCGCTCCTCCAGGCCACTGCGATCGTGGGCGCGCTGGCGCTGGTCCCGATCGCCAACGGCGCGATGGCGCAGGTCGATAGCGACAGCTATCGCGAGCTCGACACCTTCATGGACGTCTACAACCGCGTCCGCGCCTCCTACGTCGACAAGGTCGATGACAAGGTGCTGGTGAAGGGCGCGATCCAGGGCATGCTGGCGGCGCTCGACCCGCACAGCTCGTACGTCGACGCGCTCGATTTCGACAACATGCGCATCGCGACCGAGGGCAATTACGGCGGCCTCGGCCTCACCGTCACCATGATCGACGGCGCGATCAAGGTCATCGCCCCGACCGAGGACACGCCGGCGGCACGCGCCGGCATCAAGGCGGGCGACTACATCACCCACATCGACGGCAAGCTGATCTACGGCGGCTCGCTGGACGAGGCGATCTCGCAAATGCGCGGGCCCGCCAACACCAAGGTCACGCTGACGCTGGTCCGCCCGGGCCAGGAAAAGCCGATCACCGCCACCATGACGCGCGAGATCATCGTCCAGAAGCCTGTGAAGTGGGAGGTGAAGGACGGCATCGGCATCATCAACATCAACACCTTCTCCGCCCAGACCGGCGCCGACACCCGCGCCGCGGTCGCCGCGATCGAAAAGGCGCTCGGCCACAAGCCGCTCGGCTACATCGTCGACCTGCGCGAGAACGGCGGCGGCCTGCTGAACGAAGCGATCGAAGTGTCGGACGTCTTCCTCGACCACGGCGAGATCGTCTCCCAGCGCGGCCGCGAGAAGACCGACATCGAACGCTATTATGCCGAGGCCGGCGACCTGACCCAGGGCCTGCCCATCATCGTGCTGGTCGACGCCGGCACCGCCTCCGCCTCGGAAATCGTCGCCGGCGCGCTCCAGGACCATCACCGCGCGATCGTCATGGGCGAGCGGACCTTCGGCAAGGGATCGGTGCAGACGCTGCTGCCGCTCGGGCCGGAGACGGCGCTGCGCCTCACCACCGCGCGCTACTACACGCCCTCGGGCCGCTCGGTGCAGGAAGGCGGCATCGAGCCCGACCTCAAGGTGCCGCAGATCTCCGATCCCGACTATAAGGATCGCCCGGTGTTCCGCGAGGCGGACCTGCGCCGCCACCTGATCAACGAGGCCAAGGTCGACAATTCGGTCCTGGAGGACGACGGCAAGCCAGATCCGCGCTTCACCGAGAGTGCCGAGGCGCTCAAGAAGCGCGGCATCGAGGATTTCCAGCTCCACTATGCGCTGCAGACGCTCGGCCGCCTGGGTCCTGCGCCGCGCGCGGTGGCGACGGCGGCCCCGGCAAAGAAGCGCTGA
- a CDS encoding murein hydrolase activator EnvC family protein: MRRGGKVAAALLVLAAGSAALGAVTIGTAAPSPLDQQRERLRTARIEADRAQARAQALERQAAAAQTAADRAAARQRSMAARIAAAEAEHRAAETRVAVVGRLLAERRDELARRRDPIVRLMAALQSLARRPAVAAVAQPGSTADAVHVRAVLATVLPAVRQRTSAVRAEVAEVQRTRRQAALAVQALGSSRRRLEDERLQLVRLEAAQRLRSQDLGRTALVESDRAIALGERARDIVDQMQETQLAAVTLGELTTLSGPLLRPGSDGTPVHRSPYRLPVTGAVVTGFGEISDAGVRSRGLTLAVAPGTRVVAPLAGRVLLARPFRSYGTIILLDHGNGWTTLVTGLGRATVRRGTEVAAGTPLGLAPGGDAPQVTVELRRHGAAIDLATMLG; encoded by the coding sequence ATGCGCCGCGGCGGGAAAGTCGCGGCCGCCCTGCTGGTGCTGGCCGCCGGTAGCGCCGCACTCGGCGCCGTCACCATCGGCACCGCCGCCCCCTCCCCCCTCGACCAGCAGCGCGAGCGGCTGCGCACCGCCCGGATCGAGGCGGATCGTGCCCAGGCGCGCGCCCAGGCGCTGGAGCGACAGGCCGCCGCCGCCCAGACCGCCGCCGATCGCGCCGCCGCCCGGCAGCGCAGCATGGCCGCCCGCATCGCCGCGGCCGAGGCGGAGCACCGCGCCGCCGAAACGCGCGTGGCGGTCGTCGGCCGCCTGCTCGCCGAACGCCGCGACGAGCTTGCCCGCCGCCGCGACCCGATCGTGCGGCTGATGGCCGCGCTCCAGTCGCTCGCGCGCCGGCCGGCGGTGGCGGCCGTCGCCCAGCCCGGCTCCACCGCCGATGCCGTCCACGTCCGCGCCGTGCTCGCCACCGTGCTTCCCGCCGTCCGCCAGCGCACCAGCGCCGTCCGCGCGGAAGTCGCAGAGGTGCAGCGCACGCGGCGCCAGGCGGCACTCGCGGTGCAGGCGCTCGGCAGCAGCCGCCGGCGACTGGAGGACGAGCGCCTCCAGCTGGTGCGGCTGGAGGCGGCACAGCGGCTGCGCTCGCAGGATCTCGGCCGCACCGCACTGGTCGAATCGGACCGCGCGATCGCGCTCGGCGAACGGGCGCGCGACATCGTCGACCAGATGCAGGAGACGCAGCTCGCCGCGGTGACGCTGGGCGAGCTCACCACCCTGTCCGGGCCGCTGCTGCGCCCAGGCTCGGACGGCACGCCCGTCCACCGCTCGCCCTATCGCCTGCCGGTCACCGGCGCGGTGGTGACCGGCTTCGGCGAGATTTCGGACGCGGGCGTACGGTCGCGCGGCCTGACGCTCGCGGTGGCGCCCGGCACGCGCGTGGTCGCGCCGCTTGCCGGCAGAGTCCTGCTCGCCCGCCCCTTCCGCAGCTACGGCACCATCATCCTGCTCGATCACGGCAACGGCTGGACGACGCTCGTCACGGGGCTCGGCCGCGCCACGGTGCGCCGCGGGACCGAGGTGGCCGCCGGCACGCCGCTCGGCCTCGCCCCCGGCGGCGACGCGCCCCAGGTCACCGTCGAGCTGCGCCGTCACGGCGCCGCCATCGACCTCGCGACGATGCTCGGCTGA
- a CDS encoding 23S rRNA (pseudouridine(1915)-N(3))-methyltransferase RlmH → MLLHIVARGRIGRSPEAELVDRYLKRVTWPTRVTELPDKGGKVPPREPGTRIVMLDETGRDMPSRQFAQILGNWRDDGVREARFLIGAADGFDDADRREADLLISFGRLTWPHMMARAMLAEQLWRAASILSNHPYHREG, encoded by the coding sequence GTGCTGCTGCATATCGTCGCGCGCGGGCGCATCGGGCGCAGTCCCGAGGCCGAGCTGGTCGATCGCTATCTCAAGCGCGTCACCTGGCCGACCCGCGTCACCGAGCTGCCCGACAAGGGCGGCAAGGTGCCGCCGCGCGAACCCGGCACCCGCATCGTGATGCTCGACGAAACCGGCCGCGACATGCCGTCCCGCCAGTTCGCACAGATCCTGGGGAACTGGCGCGACGACGGGGTGCGCGAGGCGCGGTTCCTGATCGGCGCCGCCGACGGCTTCGACGATGCCGACCGGCGGGAGGCGGACCTGCTGATCTCGTTCGGCCGCCTCACCTGGCCGCACATGATGGCCCGCGCGATGCTTGCCGAGCAGCTGTGGCGCGCCGCCAGCATCCTTTCCAACCACCCCTACCATCGCGAGGGCTGA
- the rsfS gene encoding ribosome silencing factor — MPNPSSAREGGTDDVEALHRLVLTSLDDDQAVETVSIPLAGKSSIADYMVVASGRSSRQVASMATKIAEKVKAEFGRSPRVEGLPTADWVLIDAGDVIVHLFRPEVRTFYNLERMWAFGDTPTMGSTGNPPASA, encoded by the coding sequence TTGCCCAACCCCTCTTCCGCACGCGAAGGCGGTACCGACGACGTCGAGGCGCTGCACCGCCTCGTCCTCACCTCGCTGGATGACGATCAGGCGGTCGAAACCGTCTCGATCCCGCTCGCCGGCAAGTCCAGCATCGCCGACTATATGGTCGTCGCCTCCGGCCGTTCGAGCCGCCAGGTCGCCTCCATGGCCACCAAGATCGCCGAGAAGGTGAAGGCCGAGTTCGGCCGCAGCCCCCGGGTCGAGGGTCTGCCGACCGCCGACTGGGTGCTGATCGACGCGGGCGACGTGATCGTCCACCTGTTCCGCCCGGAGGTCCGCACCTTCTACAACCTGGAGCGGATGTGGGCGTTCGGCGACACGCCGACGATGGGGTCGACCGGCAACCCGCCCGCCTCCGCCTGA
- a CDS encoding nicotinate-nucleotide adenylyltransferase, which yields MASGAPHAVAPAAQHWHRAPMSRIGLLGGSFNPAHRGHRGISLQAIRALELDELWWLVSPGNPLKDHASDMAPFAARLASATRMARHSRIRATDIERRLGTRYTLDTLRKLVARFPDHDFIWVMGADNLAQFHRWRGWREIARTMPIAVIARPGYDRRARASVAMGWLRRHARPAGQAKRWTNWSLPALVLLRFRPDPTSATGIRAADPAWHRHSRPNQIPTRTAMKG from the coding sequence CTGGCGTCGGGAGCCCCCCACGCCGTTGCACCCGCCGCGCAACACTGGCATCGCGCCCCCATGTCCCGCATCGGCCTCCTCGGCGGCTCCTTCAATCCGGCGCACCGCGGCCACCGCGGCATTTCGCTCCAGGCGATCCGCGCATTGGAGCTCGACGAGCTCTGGTGGCTGGTTTCGCCCGGCAATCCGCTCAAGGACCACGCATCCGACATGGCGCCCTTCGCCGCGCGCCTCGCCTCCGCCACCCGCATGGCGCGCCACTCGCGCATCCGCGCCACCGACATCGAGCGGCGGCTGGGCACCCGCTACACCCTCGACACGCTGCGAAAGCTCGTCGCGCGCTTCCCCGATCACGACTTCATCTGGGTGATGGGCGCCGACAATCTCGCGCAGTTCCACCGCTGGCGCGGGTGGCGCGAAATCGCGCGCACCATGCCGATTGCGGTTATCGCGCGTCCGGGGTATGATCGACGGGCCCGCGCAAGTGTCGCGATGGGCTGGCTGCGGCGCCATGCGCGGCCCGCAGGCCAGGCGAAACGATGGACGAATTGGAGTTTGCCGGCACTCGTGTTGCTGCGCTTCCGCCCCGATCCGACCTCGGCGACCGGCATTCGAGCCGCCGATCCCGCCTGGCACCGGCACAGCAGGCCGAACCAAATCCCCACGCGCACGGCCATGAAAGGCTAG
- a CDS encoding aldo/keto reductase, with translation MHYNQLGRTGLFVSELCLGTMTFGGEGMFKAVGQVQQADADALLRTAVDAGVNFIDTANVYSNGLSEEITGQAIRNLGLRREEVVLATKAFGPMGPGRNDRGASRGHLLDQVKASLTRLGTDHIDLYQIHGWDSVTPIEETLRALDDLVTQGHVRYVGVSNWAAWQIAKALGISERRGFARFETVQSYYTLAGRDLERELAPMMESEGLGLMVWSPLAGGYLSGKYRAGDSDGRRTNFNFPPVDQTRGEAVLSAMDPIAEAHGVSVARVALAWLLHQKVVTSVIVGAKRVDQLEDNLAAVDVELTAEQLASLDAASKLAPEYPGWMIERQSEYRAPALAAVRKR, from the coding sequence ATGCACTACAACCAGCTTGGCCGAACCGGCCTGTTCGTGTCCGAACTCTGCCTCGGCACCATGACCTTCGGCGGAGAGGGCATGTTCAAGGCGGTGGGCCAGGTGCAGCAGGCGGATGCCGACGCGCTGCTGCGCACCGCGGTCGATGCCGGGGTCAACTTCATCGACACCGCCAACGTCTATTCCAACGGCCTGTCGGAGGAGATCACCGGCCAGGCGATCCGCAACCTGGGGCTGCGGCGTGAGGAGGTGGTGCTCGCCACCAAGGCATTCGGGCCGATGGGGCCGGGCCGCAATGATCGTGGCGCCTCGCGCGGGCACCTGCTCGATCAGGTCAAGGCCAGCCTCACGCGGCTCGGCACCGACCATATCGACCTCTACCAGATCCATGGCTGGGACTCGGTGACGCCGATCGAGGAAACGCTGCGCGCGCTCGACGATCTCGTGACCCAGGGCCATGTCCGCTACGTGGGCGTGTCCAACTGGGCGGCGTGGCAGATCGCCAAGGCGCTCGGCATCTCCGAACGCCGCGGCTTCGCCCGGTTCGAGACGGTGCAGTCCTACTACACCCTGGCCGGCCGCGACCTGGAGCGCGAGCTGGCGCCGATGATGGAATCCGAGGGGCTCGGCCTGATGGTGTGGAGCCCGCTTGCCGGCGGCTATCTGTCGGGCAAGTACCGGGCGGGTGACAGCGACGGGCGCCGCACCAACTTCAACTTCCCGCCTGTCGACCAGACCCGCGGCGAAGCGGTGCTCTCGGCCATGGATCCGATCGCCGAGGCGCATGGCGTGTCGGTCGCCCGCGTCGCGCTCGCCTGGCTGCTTCACCAGAAGGTGGTGACCAGCGTCATCGTCGGCGCCAAGCGGGTCGACCAGCTGGAGGACAATCTCGCTGCGGTCGACGTGGAGCTGACCGCGGAGCAGCTCGCGTCCCTCGATGCCGCCAGCAAGCTTGCCCCCGAATACCCCGGCTGGATGATCGAACGCCAATCCGAATACCGCGCCCCGGCGCTCGCTGCGGTCCGCAAGCGCTAA
- a CDS encoding glutamate-5-semialdehyde dehydrogenase produces the protein MPADLAFAALPEDPVALVRAMGTRARTAARALAALPTATKAAALRAAAAAIRADASAILAANARDVAAGEARGLSAALLDRLRLDPARLEGAAAGVEAIAGLPDPVGALVSEDRRPNGLVLRRVRVPIGVIGIIYESRPNVTADAGALCVMAGNAAILRGGSEAIESNRALHAAMQRGFVAGGVPADAIQLVPTTDRAAVGAMLAAEGLIDMVVPRGGKSLVARVQAEARVPVLAHLDGINHSYVDGAAYPDMARTLVVNAKLRRTGICGATETLLIDRAFADPAPLLAALIDGGCELRGDADVQAIDPRVRPAAAEDWDTEYLDAILSVKRVDGVEGALAHIARHSSGHTDAIVTEDAAIAERFLNGVDSAIVMWNASTQFADGGEFGLGGEIGISTGRLHARGPVALEGLTTYKWTVTGTGQTRP, from the coding sequence ATGCCCGCCGATCTCGCCTTCGCCGCCCTGCCCGAAGATCCCGTCGCCCTCGTGCGCGCGATGGGTACTCGCGCCCGCACTGCTGCCCGCGCCTTGGCTGCGCTTCCGACCGCCACCAAGGCTGCAGCCCTGCGCGCCGCCGCCGCCGCGATCCGCGCCGATGCGTCCGCGATCCTCGCCGCCAACGCGCGCGACGTCGCCGCCGGCGAGGCGCGCGGCCTGAGCGCGGCGCTGCTCGACCGCCTCCGCCTCGATCCCGCCCGCCTGGAAGGCGCCGCTGCCGGTGTGGAGGCGATCGCCGGCCTGCCCGATCCGGTCGGCGCGCTGGTATCGGAGGATCGCCGCCCCAACGGGCTGGTGCTGCGCCGCGTTCGCGTGCCGATCGGCGTCATCGGCATCATCTACGAGAGCCGCCCCAACGTCACCGCGGACGCCGGCGCGCTCTGCGTCATGGCCGGCAACGCCGCCATCCTGCGCGGCGGGTCGGAAGCGATCGAGAGCAACCGCGCGCTCCACGCCGCCATGCAGCGCGGGTTCGTCGCCGGGGGCGTACCCGCCGATGCGATCCAGCTGGTCCCCACCACCGATCGCGCCGCCGTGGGCGCCATGCTCGCGGCCGAGGGCCTGATCGACATGGTCGTGCCGCGCGGCGGCAAGAGCCTGGTCGCCCGCGTCCAGGCGGAGGCGCGCGTGCCCGTGCTCGCGCATCTCGACGGCATCAACCACAGCTATGTCGATGGCGCCGCCTACCCGGACATGGCCCGCACCCTGGTGGTCAACGCCAAGCTCCGCCGCACCGGCATCTGCGGCGCGACCGAGACGCTGCTGATCGACCGCGCCTTTGCCGATCCCGCGCCGCTGCTCGCCGCCCTGATCGACGGCGGCTGCGAGTTGCGCGGCGACGCGGACGTGCAGGCGATCGATCCGCGCGTGCGCCCCGCCGCGGCAGAGGACTGGGACACCGAATATCTCGACGCGATCCTGTCGGTGAAGCGGGTCGACGGCGTGGAAGGCGCACTGGCCCATATCGCCCGTCACAGCTCCGGTCACACCGACGCGATCGTGACGGAAGACGCGGCTATCGCCGAGCGCTTCCTCAACGGGGTCGATTCGGCGATCGTGATGTGGAACGCCTCCACCCAGTTCGCCGACGGCGGCGAGTTCGGGCTGGGCGGGGAGATCGGCATCTCCACCGGCCGCCTCCACGCCCGCGGCCCCGTCGCGCTCGAAGGCCTCACCACGTACAAATGGACCGTCACCGGCACCGGCCAGACCCGCCCCTGA
- a CDS encoding DUF3667 domain-containing protein: MGEVETGGDIVAGGLFARAIEPSAGEGRGHRSGHGAGHAHGLCLNCGTALIGAHCHRCGQAGHIHRTLHSVGHDLLHGVFHFEGKIWDTLPMLAMRPGTLTRRYVEGERARFVSPLALFLFTMFLMFAVFGWAGVGSWMQEETFPEHIVKVDAGDAERLQARIAALDREIARGDTKGQAARGLQIERYAVEQELAVVQGHSGIPAMLRRLGVQLEGNGYKKLGHKLQNPELLLYKIKSSSYKYSWALIPLSLPFMWMLFAWRRQYRMYDHAIFVIYSISFMNLLFVVMALFSLSPLLSWLDAWLLLVPPIHMFAQLKGAYRLRTFSAAWRTLALLFVTAVVLSIFVSLLVVLGVMG, from the coding sequence ATGGGGGAAGTGGAAACAGGGGGCGACATCGTCGCCGGGGGGCTGTTCGCGCGCGCGATCGAGCCGAGCGCAGGTGAGGGCCGGGGGCACCGGTCCGGGCATGGGGCGGGCCACGCGCATGGCCTGTGCCTCAACTGCGGGACCGCGCTGATCGGGGCGCATTGCCACCGCTGCGGGCAGGCGGGGCACATCCACCGCACGCTCCATTCGGTCGGCCACGACCTGCTGCACGGGGTGTTCCATTTCGAGGGCAAGATCTGGGACACGCTGCCGATGCTGGCGATGCGGCCCGGCACTCTCACCCGCCGCTATGTCGAGGGGGAGCGGGCACGCTTCGTATCGCCGCTGGCGCTGTTCCTCTTCACGATGTTCCTGATGTTCGCGGTGTTCGGCTGGGCCGGGGTCGGCAGCTGGATGCAGGAGGAGACGTTTCCGGAGCACATCGTCAAGGTGGATGCCGGGGATGCCGAGCGCCTGCAGGCCCGCATTGCGGCGCTCGATCGCGAGATCGCCCGCGGCGATACCAAGGGGCAGGCGGCGCGTGGGCTGCAGATCGAACGCTATGCGGTGGAGCAGGAGCTTGCGGTCGTGCAGGGGCACAGCGGCATCCCCGCGATGCTGCGCCGGCTGGGCGTGCAACTGGAGGGCAACGGCTACAAGAAGCTCGGCCACAAGCTCCAGAACCCGGAGCTGCTGCTCTACAAGATCAAGTCGAGCAGCTACAAATACAGCTGGGCGCTGATCCCCCTGTCGCTGCCGTTCATGTGGATGCTGTTCGCCTGGCGGCGGCAGTATCGCATGTACGACCACGCGATCTTCGTGATCTACTCGATCAGCTTCATGAACCTGCTGTTCGTGGTCATGGCGCTGTTCAGTCTCTCGCCCTTGCTGTCGTGGCTCGACGCATGGCTGCTGCTGGTGCCGCCGATCCACATGTTCGCGCAGCTGAAGGGCGCGTACCGGCTGCGGACGTTCAGCGCCGCCTGGCGGACGCTGGCGCTGCTGTTCGTGACGGCGGTGGTGCTGTCGATCTTCGTGTCGCTGCTGGTGGTGCTGGGGGTGATGGGGTGA